One Solea senegalensis isolate Sse05_10M linkage group LG13, IFAPA_SoseM_1, whole genome shotgun sequence DNA segment encodes these proteins:
- the LOC122779128 gene encoding sorting nexin-19-like isoform X1 has product MMPSLKSSNDWTLSELFGQKRLLGLGAVMIWLVLFHLLVNVWLLCIFTSFLVVLGGWFGSRAVLNANSLLHLEHFLPLGAINPPPFLPEHEWRLNHEIHSSVHKAVRDFVSSWYRTLLPEVEGEFECAVRNTMLDSVMELKARARCVDRKALVQHLLELYGSHLQSFMTARQVQSSQREAISFWRIYSEVDAPHPAMISEAAELSYSRALVNLVLHVLVPYPQMETRTGGYMVTELITCNVLLPLIRRVSDPDWLNKTIVDIFTKSKEPQEMDEIPTTKLYKCQVQQESWTTCMSLLSSEQVGLTTKSLSDLDDQQRQSTICDSSLQCSPVGLPCMESCHAGVLTPGKMNCCSLTPGQLSDSKKISLESLIQSDSEDDLTAGFCDCGHPKSLCHMSKLNEVEALCCSSPLKNLGLKVFISEDSQWPAEMAQEKSPSCSPGRVCPNSYNLYTPNIQASPVHIQNVHISGSVTAKEQRGSGTYPYTLYTVKFETVSEAEYCTTLEPAACHSVSRRYNEFLNLQTRLEEKHEFKKRIKNIKGPKKYFPELPFGHADSERVEARKSQLDMYLKQLSRIPEIANSEDMQDFLAVKKDVCTYFGRKPFTKSRIDKMMENALDTLKTAFPYAEPLSPTEDLEGDAEGNRKYRRLVFPSKIPPSLNILDLHPKVTYCFSEGSTVLNGMTLSGLETFIREQEKRLSCQKENKTTKQSEQSDKDKPLGKTHGTDTAVADVALKIVCVLMKDQWSWLCTENIQKTIRLLFGTFIERWLDVGVAHLTSAPCWVIYLQVLQEAVWPGGKLPAQPQPERSAAERAETKWKCLDCLMQLLPDLITDMLGNEYRWSLETMLESLQDHNINKHLIYCICDLLLEFLIPESCDKGFQTCLLQSLTKDTEKENPHS; this is encoded by the exons ATG ATGCCTTCCTTGAAGAGCTCCAATGATTGGACTTTATCAGAGTTATTTGGGCAGAAGAGGTTGTTAGGACTTGGAGCTGTGATGATTTGGCTTGTCCTCTTCCATCTCCTTGTGAATGTTTGGCTTCTCTGCATCTTCACCAGTTTCTTAGTGGTCCTCGGAGGTTGGTTTGGATCTCGGGCTGTACTGAATGCAAACAGTCTTCTCCACCTGGAACATTTTTTGCCTCTTGGGGCAATAAATCCACCACCGTTTTTACCTGAACATGAGTGGAGGTTGAACCATGAGATCCACAGCTCTGTCCACAAAGCAGTGCGGGACTTTGTGTCTTCATGGTATCGTACTCTGCTGCCAGAGGTGGAAGGGGAGTTTGAATGTGCGGTGCGTAATACAATGTTAGACTCAGTGATGGAGCTGAAGGCGCGTGCACGGTGTGTGGACAGAAAGGCTCTGGTCCAACACTTGCTTGAACTCTATGGCTCTCACCTGCAGAGCTTCATGACTGCAAGACAGGTGCAGTCATCACAGAGGGAGGCCATTAGCTTCTGGCGGATCTACAGTGAAGTAGATGCTCCTCACCCAGCTATGATCAGTGAAGCTGCTGAGCTCAGCTACTCAAGAGCTCTTGTTAACCTTGTCTTACACGTGCTTGTCCCATACCCTCAGATGGAAACCAGGACTGGAGGTTATATGGTAACAGAACTCATCACCTGTAATGTGTTGTTACCACTCATCAGAAGAGTGTCTGATCCTGACTGGCTGAACAAAACCATTGTAGACATATTCACCAAGTCCAAAGAGCCACAGGAAATGGATGAGATCCCAACAACTAAACTGTACAAATGTCAGGTCCAGCAGGAGTCCTGGACCACCTGCATGTCACTGTTATCTTCTGAGCAAGTTGGCCTCACCACCAAAAGCTTGTCTGACCTTGATGACCAGCAGAGACAAAGCACAATCTGTGACAGCTCCTTGCAGTGTAGCCCAGTGGGCCTGCCATGTATGGAAAGTTGTCATGCAGGTGTACTCACACCAGGCAAAATGAACTGCTGTTCACTCACACCTGGCCAGTTATCTGATTCCAAAAAGATTTCATTGGAGTCATTGATTCAGTCTGACTCAGAAGATGACCTGACAGCAGGATTTTGTGACTGTGGTCATCCAAAAAGCTTGTGTCACATGAGCAAATTAAATGAGGTTGAGGCCCTCTGCTGCTCAAGTCCTCTGAAAAATCTTGGGCTGAAGGTGTTCATATCTGAAGACTCCCAGTGGCCTGCAGAAATGGCCCAAGAGAAATCCCCATCTTGTTCCCCAGGAAGAGTTTGTCCAAACTCATACAACTTATACACTCCCAACATCCAAGCTTCACCTGTGCATATCCAGAATGTACATATTTCAGGTTCTGTCACTGCAAAAGAGCAACGTGGCAGTGGCACATATCCTTATACTCTCTACACTGTCAAG TTTGAGACAGTGTCTGAAGCAGAATATTGCACAACTCTCGAGCCTGCAGCCTGTCACTCTGTCAGCCGCAGATACAATGAGTTCCTCAACTTACAAACACGTTTAGAGGAGAAGCATGAATTTAAAAAACGTATCAAAA ATATCAAAGGCCCCAAAAAATATTTTCCTGAGCTTCCCTTCGGACATGCAGACAGCGAGAGGGTTGAGGCTCGTAAAAGCCAGCTGGATATGTACCTTAAA CAATTAAGCAGGATTCCTGAGATTGCCAACAGTGAGGACATGCAGGATTTCCTGGCTGTAAAGAAAGATGTTTGCACCTATTTTGGAAGAAAACCTTTTACCAAGTCAAGAATTGATAAG ATGATGGAAAATGCTTTAGACACATTGAAGACAGCTTTCCCCTATGCTGAGCCCCTTAGTCCAACAGAGGACCTTGAGGGAGATGCAGagggaaacagaaaatacaG GAGACTTGTATTCCCAAGCAAAATTCCCCCATCTCTCAACATACTTGATCTGCATCCCAAAGTCACCTACTGCTTTAGCGAAGGCAGCACT GTCCTCAATGGCATGACACTGTCTGGCCTGGAGACCTTCATCAGAGAGCAGGAAAAACGTTTATCTTGTCAGAAAGAGAACAAGACAACCAAGCAATCTGAACAATCTGACAAAGACAAGCCTTTAGGGAAAACACACGGGACAG ACACAGCTGTCGCAGATGTTGCTTTAAAGATcgtgtgtgtgctgatgaagGACCAGTGGAGTTGGCTGTGCACTGAAAATATTCAGAAGACTATCAGACTGCTTTTTGGTACCTTCATTGAGAG GTGGTTGGATGTAGGAGTTGCCCACCTTACTAGTGCCCCCTGCTGGGTGATTTACCTGCAAGTATTGCAGGAAGCTGTGTGGCCAGGAGGCAAACTACCTGCTCAACCACAGCCAGAGCGTAGTGCTGCAGAAAGAGCAGAAACTAAATGGAAATGTCTTGATTGTCTAATGCAGCTGCTCCCAG ATCTCATTACTGATATGCTGGGAAACGAGTACAGATGGAGCTTGGAGACTATGCTGGAATCGTTACAGGACCATAATATAAACAA gCATCTGATCTATTGCATCTGTGACCTTCTGCTGGAGTTTCTGATCCCAGAGTCATGTGACAAGGGCTTTCAGACGTGTCTGCTACAGAGCCTGACtaaagacacagagaaggaAAATCCTCACTCATGA
- the LOC122779128 gene encoding sorting nexin-19-like isoform X2, with the protein MMPSLKSSNDWTLSELFGQKRLLGLGAVMIWLVLFHLLVNVWLLCIFTSFLVVLGGWFGSRAVLNANSLLHLEHFLPLGAINPPPFLPEHEWRLNHEIHSSVHKAVRDFVSSWYRTLLPEVEGEFECAVRNTMLDSVMELKARARCVDRKALVQHLLELYGSHLQSFMTARQVQSSQREAISFWRIYSEVDAPHPAMISEAAELSYSRALVNLVLHVLVPYPQMETRTGGYMVTELITCNVLLPLIRRVSDPDWLNKTIVDIFTKSKEPQEMDEIPTTKLYKCQVQQESWTTCMSLLSSEQVGLTTKSLSDLDDQQRQSTICDSSLQCSPVGLPCMESCHAGVLTPGKMNCCSLTPGQLSDSKKISLESLIQSDSEDDLTAGFCDCGHPKSLCHMSKLNEVEALCCSSPLKNLGLKVFISEDSQWPAEMAQEKSPSCSPGRVCPNSYNLYTPNIQASPVHIQNVHISGSVTAKEQRGSGTYPYTLYTVKFETVSEAEYCTTLEPAACHSVSRRYNEFLNLQTRLEEKHEFKKRIKNIKGPKKYFPELPFGHADSERVEARKSQLDMYLKQLSRIPEIANSEDMQDFLAVKKDVCTYFGRKPFTKSRIDKMMENALDTLKTAFPYAEPLSPTEDLEGDAEGNRKYRRLVFPSKIPPSLNILDLHPKVTYCFSEGSTVLNGMTLSGLETFIREQEKRLSCQKENKTTKQSEQSDKDKPLGKTHGTDLITDMLGNEYRWSLETMLESLQDHNINKHLIYCICDLLLEFLIPESCDKGFQTCLLQSLTKDTEKENPHS; encoded by the exons ATG ATGCCTTCCTTGAAGAGCTCCAATGATTGGACTTTATCAGAGTTATTTGGGCAGAAGAGGTTGTTAGGACTTGGAGCTGTGATGATTTGGCTTGTCCTCTTCCATCTCCTTGTGAATGTTTGGCTTCTCTGCATCTTCACCAGTTTCTTAGTGGTCCTCGGAGGTTGGTTTGGATCTCGGGCTGTACTGAATGCAAACAGTCTTCTCCACCTGGAACATTTTTTGCCTCTTGGGGCAATAAATCCACCACCGTTTTTACCTGAACATGAGTGGAGGTTGAACCATGAGATCCACAGCTCTGTCCACAAAGCAGTGCGGGACTTTGTGTCTTCATGGTATCGTACTCTGCTGCCAGAGGTGGAAGGGGAGTTTGAATGTGCGGTGCGTAATACAATGTTAGACTCAGTGATGGAGCTGAAGGCGCGTGCACGGTGTGTGGACAGAAAGGCTCTGGTCCAACACTTGCTTGAACTCTATGGCTCTCACCTGCAGAGCTTCATGACTGCAAGACAGGTGCAGTCATCACAGAGGGAGGCCATTAGCTTCTGGCGGATCTACAGTGAAGTAGATGCTCCTCACCCAGCTATGATCAGTGAAGCTGCTGAGCTCAGCTACTCAAGAGCTCTTGTTAACCTTGTCTTACACGTGCTTGTCCCATACCCTCAGATGGAAACCAGGACTGGAGGTTATATGGTAACAGAACTCATCACCTGTAATGTGTTGTTACCACTCATCAGAAGAGTGTCTGATCCTGACTGGCTGAACAAAACCATTGTAGACATATTCACCAAGTCCAAAGAGCCACAGGAAATGGATGAGATCCCAACAACTAAACTGTACAAATGTCAGGTCCAGCAGGAGTCCTGGACCACCTGCATGTCACTGTTATCTTCTGAGCAAGTTGGCCTCACCACCAAAAGCTTGTCTGACCTTGATGACCAGCAGAGACAAAGCACAATCTGTGACAGCTCCTTGCAGTGTAGCCCAGTGGGCCTGCCATGTATGGAAAGTTGTCATGCAGGTGTACTCACACCAGGCAAAATGAACTGCTGTTCACTCACACCTGGCCAGTTATCTGATTCCAAAAAGATTTCATTGGAGTCATTGATTCAGTCTGACTCAGAAGATGACCTGACAGCAGGATTTTGTGACTGTGGTCATCCAAAAAGCTTGTGTCACATGAGCAAATTAAATGAGGTTGAGGCCCTCTGCTGCTCAAGTCCTCTGAAAAATCTTGGGCTGAAGGTGTTCATATCTGAAGACTCCCAGTGGCCTGCAGAAATGGCCCAAGAGAAATCCCCATCTTGTTCCCCAGGAAGAGTTTGTCCAAACTCATACAACTTATACACTCCCAACATCCAAGCTTCACCTGTGCATATCCAGAATGTACATATTTCAGGTTCTGTCACTGCAAAAGAGCAACGTGGCAGTGGCACATATCCTTATACTCTCTACACTGTCAAG TTTGAGACAGTGTCTGAAGCAGAATATTGCACAACTCTCGAGCCTGCAGCCTGTCACTCTGTCAGCCGCAGATACAATGAGTTCCTCAACTTACAAACACGTTTAGAGGAGAAGCATGAATTTAAAAAACGTATCAAAA ATATCAAAGGCCCCAAAAAATATTTTCCTGAGCTTCCCTTCGGACATGCAGACAGCGAGAGGGTTGAGGCTCGTAAAAGCCAGCTGGATATGTACCTTAAA CAATTAAGCAGGATTCCTGAGATTGCCAACAGTGAGGACATGCAGGATTTCCTGGCTGTAAAGAAAGATGTTTGCACCTATTTTGGAAGAAAACCTTTTACCAAGTCAAGAATTGATAAG ATGATGGAAAATGCTTTAGACACATTGAAGACAGCTTTCCCCTATGCTGAGCCCCTTAGTCCAACAGAGGACCTTGAGGGAGATGCAGagggaaacagaaaatacaG GAGACTTGTATTCCCAAGCAAAATTCCCCCATCTCTCAACATACTTGATCTGCATCCCAAAGTCACCTACTGCTTTAGCGAAGGCAGCACT GTCCTCAATGGCATGACACTGTCTGGCCTGGAGACCTTCATCAGAGAGCAGGAAAAACGTTTATCTTGTCAGAAAGAGAACAAGACAACCAAGCAATCTGAACAATCTGACAAAGACAAGCCTTTAGGGAAAACACACGGGACAG ATCTCATTACTGATATGCTGGGAAACGAGTACAGATGGAGCTTGGAGACTATGCTGGAATCGTTACAGGACCATAATATAAACAA gCATCTGATCTATTGCATCTGTGACCTTCTGCTGGAGTTTCTGATCCCAGAGTCATGTGACAAGGGCTTTCAGACGTGTCTGCTACAGAGCCTGACtaaagacacagagaaggaAAATCCTCACTCATGA
- the LOC122779128 gene encoding sorting nexin-19-like isoform X3 — protein MMPSLKSSNDWTLSELFGQKRLLGLGAVMIWLVLFHLLVNVWLLCIFTSFLVVLGGWFGSRAVLNANSLLHLEHFLPLGAINPPPFLPEHEWRLNHEIHSSVHKAVRDFVSSWYRTLLPEVEGEFECAVRNTMLDSVMELKARARCVDRKALVQHLLELYGSHLQSFMTARQVQSSQREAISFWRIYSEVDAPHPAMISEAAELSYSRALVNLVLHVLVPYPQMETRTGGYMVTELITCNVLLPLIRRVSDPDWLNKTIVDIFTKSKEPQEMDEIPTTKLYKCQVQQESWTTCMSLLSSEQVGLTTKSLSDLDDQQRQSTICDSSLQCSPVGLPCMESCHAGVLTPGKMNCCSLTPGQLSDSKKISLESLIQSDSEDDLTAGFCDCGHPKSLCHMSKLNEVEALCCSSPLKNLGLKVFISEDSQWPAEMAQEKSPSCSPGRVCPNSYNLYTPNIQASPVHIQNVHISGSVTAKEQRGSGTYPYTLYTVKFETVSEAEYCTTLEPAACHSVSRRYNEFLNLQTRLEEKHEFKKRIKNIKGPKKYFPELPFGHADSERVEARKSQLDMYLKQLSRIPEIANSEDMQDFLAVKKDVCTYFGRKPFTKSRIDKMMENALDTLKTAFPYAEPLSPTEDLEGDAEGNRKYRRLVFPSKIPPSLNILDLHPKVTYCFSEGSTVLNGMTLSGLETFIREQEKRLSCQKENKTTKQSEQSDKDKPLGKTHGTDTAVADVALKIVCVLMKDQWSWLCTENIQKTIRLLFGTFIERCSSYKVT, from the exons ATG ATGCCTTCCTTGAAGAGCTCCAATGATTGGACTTTATCAGAGTTATTTGGGCAGAAGAGGTTGTTAGGACTTGGAGCTGTGATGATTTGGCTTGTCCTCTTCCATCTCCTTGTGAATGTTTGGCTTCTCTGCATCTTCACCAGTTTCTTAGTGGTCCTCGGAGGTTGGTTTGGATCTCGGGCTGTACTGAATGCAAACAGTCTTCTCCACCTGGAACATTTTTTGCCTCTTGGGGCAATAAATCCACCACCGTTTTTACCTGAACATGAGTGGAGGTTGAACCATGAGATCCACAGCTCTGTCCACAAAGCAGTGCGGGACTTTGTGTCTTCATGGTATCGTACTCTGCTGCCAGAGGTGGAAGGGGAGTTTGAATGTGCGGTGCGTAATACAATGTTAGACTCAGTGATGGAGCTGAAGGCGCGTGCACGGTGTGTGGACAGAAAGGCTCTGGTCCAACACTTGCTTGAACTCTATGGCTCTCACCTGCAGAGCTTCATGACTGCAAGACAGGTGCAGTCATCACAGAGGGAGGCCATTAGCTTCTGGCGGATCTACAGTGAAGTAGATGCTCCTCACCCAGCTATGATCAGTGAAGCTGCTGAGCTCAGCTACTCAAGAGCTCTTGTTAACCTTGTCTTACACGTGCTTGTCCCATACCCTCAGATGGAAACCAGGACTGGAGGTTATATGGTAACAGAACTCATCACCTGTAATGTGTTGTTACCACTCATCAGAAGAGTGTCTGATCCTGACTGGCTGAACAAAACCATTGTAGACATATTCACCAAGTCCAAAGAGCCACAGGAAATGGATGAGATCCCAACAACTAAACTGTACAAATGTCAGGTCCAGCAGGAGTCCTGGACCACCTGCATGTCACTGTTATCTTCTGAGCAAGTTGGCCTCACCACCAAAAGCTTGTCTGACCTTGATGACCAGCAGAGACAAAGCACAATCTGTGACAGCTCCTTGCAGTGTAGCCCAGTGGGCCTGCCATGTATGGAAAGTTGTCATGCAGGTGTACTCACACCAGGCAAAATGAACTGCTGTTCACTCACACCTGGCCAGTTATCTGATTCCAAAAAGATTTCATTGGAGTCATTGATTCAGTCTGACTCAGAAGATGACCTGACAGCAGGATTTTGTGACTGTGGTCATCCAAAAAGCTTGTGTCACATGAGCAAATTAAATGAGGTTGAGGCCCTCTGCTGCTCAAGTCCTCTGAAAAATCTTGGGCTGAAGGTGTTCATATCTGAAGACTCCCAGTGGCCTGCAGAAATGGCCCAAGAGAAATCCCCATCTTGTTCCCCAGGAAGAGTTTGTCCAAACTCATACAACTTATACACTCCCAACATCCAAGCTTCACCTGTGCATATCCAGAATGTACATATTTCAGGTTCTGTCACTGCAAAAGAGCAACGTGGCAGTGGCACATATCCTTATACTCTCTACACTGTCAAG TTTGAGACAGTGTCTGAAGCAGAATATTGCACAACTCTCGAGCCTGCAGCCTGTCACTCTGTCAGCCGCAGATACAATGAGTTCCTCAACTTACAAACACGTTTAGAGGAGAAGCATGAATTTAAAAAACGTATCAAAA ATATCAAAGGCCCCAAAAAATATTTTCCTGAGCTTCCCTTCGGACATGCAGACAGCGAGAGGGTTGAGGCTCGTAAAAGCCAGCTGGATATGTACCTTAAA CAATTAAGCAGGATTCCTGAGATTGCCAACAGTGAGGACATGCAGGATTTCCTGGCTGTAAAGAAAGATGTTTGCACCTATTTTGGAAGAAAACCTTTTACCAAGTCAAGAATTGATAAG ATGATGGAAAATGCTTTAGACACATTGAAGACAGCTTTCCCCTATGCTGAGCCCCTTAGTCCAACAGAGGACCTTGAGGGAGATGCAGagggaaacagaaaatacaG GAGACTTGTATTCCCAAGCAAAATTCCCCCATCTCTCAACATACTTGATCTGCATCCCAAAGTCACCTACTGCTTTAGCGAAGGCAGCACT GTCCTCAATGGCATGACACTGTCTGGCCTGGAGACCTTCATCAGAGAGCAGGAAAAACGTTTATCTTGTCAGAAAGAGAACAAGACAACCAAGCAATCTGAACAATCTGACAAAGACAAGCCTTTAGGGAAAACACACGGGACAG ACACAGCTGTCGCAGATGTTGCTTTAAAGATcgtgtgtgtgctgatgaagGACCAGTGGAGTTGGCTGTGCACTGAAAATATTCAGAAGACTATCAGACTGCTTTTTGGTACCTTCATTGAGAG gTGCAGTAGTTATAAAGTTACATGA